The window CAAACGCAGATTCCCCTGCAGCTAACGGCTCATCAGCAGCGGCACCATACGGACTCGCTGCGGGGAATCTGCAGGCACATTCAGCAGCAGTGCAACGCACCGGTCTCGTAGGATTCGCGGCATGTCCGCTACTCCGGCCGGGCCCTCGTCGGACGGCGGGACGTACATCCGGGCAGGAGGCGGTGTGGAGATCAACCCGCGCCGGCTCGCGAACATCCTGGTCTGGATTGTCGTGGCACTTTTGGTCGCGTTCTCCGCCTACTACGGGGTCGCGGGCGCGGAGCAGAACAGTCAGCTGAACACCTTGCGGCAGAAAGGGGTTCCCGTATCGGTGACCGTGACCGGCTGCGTAGGCATCAGCTCCGGAGTCGGAATGGGAATCGAGTACTGGCAGTGCAGCGGCTCGTACGCCCTCCGAGGCCAGACGTTCAACGAGGTGATCAGAGGCAGCCGCCGGCTTCTCGACACGGGCCACCGAATCGACGCAATCGCAGTTCCTGGCCAACCGTCTCTGCTTTCTACAGTCTCATCGGTACGGGGAGCGCACTCGTCCGCTGCGGACTACATCGCCTGTGCCGTCCTGAGCGCGATTGGGGTAGTCCTCGGCGCTGGATGGTTTCTCTTCCATCGCACCCGCCGCAGCGTCGAGCAGCCAAGCCGACCGGTAGCGGGACAGACGAGGCTCCACCAAACGGACGGCATGGGCGAGTGATGACTTAGCCCCCGGGACCCTTTTTCGTGGAACCAACAAGTTTCGAGATCGAGGTTTGATTCAAGCTTCGTGAACCGGTTAGGCGTGGAGGATCGCGTAAGTCCATCGCTGGCACGGTTCACAACGCTTACGGAAGCTTCGGCGGTGACAAAGCCCCCTTTGGGGGGCTACGTCAGCGGGGGGTGCGGGTGGAACCCCAAGACGTCCCAAACCGCGTGCCCTCCGACACGACGCACGCTGCCCTCCGGGCGTCGGCTCCCGCCCCTCCACCGGCTTCACCGGCTACGGGTTGGGCTCGAAGAAACAGTGCGGGCGTTGTGTGGTGACGAAATTGCAGACCGCAGGGGTCTTCGAATTCTTTCGCGGCGAGGCGCTGTCTCGACAATCGTCGATATCTTGGCGAGCGTTATGCGGAGGCGATAGGCATCGCCGATTGCTTGTCGCTGAAGCGCCAGATCCGTCGTTCGGCGCTAACCGCAACCGCGACCGGGGATGCTGCGACGGCGTTCCAGATCGAATGTTCGGCGCCGTCCCAGTAGGAACGTATTCGCAGAGGGGTTCTGTCGCGTCTCGTCGGTCCGACGGCAGGTCCGGATAGTCTCGATGACCTCGGGTCTGGGGAGTGGGAGGAGCGTCGGTCTGAGAGTCGGAATCGCAGGTGGTGGGATCGCTGGGCTTACGTTGGCTGCTGCGCTGGAGCCGCACGGTTTTGACCTAGTCGTATTGGAGCGCCAGCCGGAGGTCCGCGATTCGGGAGCGGGGATCTCACTTTGGCCCAACGCGCGAGCGGCCCTGGACGTCGCGGGATTGGGGGCAGTAGTGCGTTCGCTGGGAAGAACTCTGGCCGAGGGTGGAGAGAAGAGACTTGACGGACGGGTCGCTTTAAACTTCTCGGGGCGTAGCTTCGAGGCGGCGCTGGGCGAGGGATTGGTATGTGTAGACCGCGGCGAACTCGTTCGCGCTCTAACAGCACGTATTCGCCCCGGCACGGTGCGGACCAGTTGCGCGGTCACCGGCTTCGAACTCGACGCTTCAGGAGTCACGGTCCGCCTGGCTGATGGAGCAAGCCTCGCCGTGGACGCTCTGGTGGGCGCGGACGGAATCAACTCTGCCGTCGCCAGCGTGCTGAACGGACCTCTACAAACGTCCTACAGCGGTTACGCCGCGTGGCGAGGAATCGCCGAAACCAGCTACCCACCCGACAGCGACAAACTCTGGGCCTGTCTTGCCGGAGGCCACGAGTTCGGCTGGATGCATGTTGGTGACGATCGCACCTACTGGTTCGCCACCTCCTGACTCCAGAAGGGTCAGACATTCGCAAGCGGCGACGACGTCTATCTAAAAGACACGTTCAGCGAGTGGCCCCACCCCATCCCCGATCTCCTGGCAGCCACCCCTCCCGAGCGGCTCGTGCGGAATGAGATCGTTGACCGCGCCATGCCGGACAGTTGGAGCCACGGAGCAGTGACACTTGTGGGCGACGCCGCTCATCCCATGCGCCCGCACCTTGGCCAGGGTGGCTGCCAAGCCATCGAGGACGCAGTTGTACTTGCCTCTTGTTTGGCCGAGTCTGCTGATCCTGCGGTCGCGTTCGCCGAATATGAGAAACGTCGCCGTCGGCGAGCTCGGCTGATCGTGTTCCTCTCGCGGATCTCGGGCTTTACCCGTCCATGCGGACCGGTTACGACCGCGTTTGACCGGGTGTCCAGGGCCCTTCCCCAGCTTCAAATTGGTCCCGCCGTTCGGGCTATAGCCCCGATAGCCGGATACCGAGCCGGCCAACGAGCCGTCGGGTGAGACCCAACCGAACCGGGCGTTCAACATAGGTCAGGGAGGGTTCAGTCGGGTCGGTAACGGATGAGGAACAGGCCGGCGCCGACGCCGACGAGGACTATCGCCAAGGACAGCCACGGCCATGGGCTCCATTCCTGGACACAGGTTTGACCGGAGGTATTAGAGGTGCACACATTCCCTGGCCCGGCCCTGTTGAGGTAGGCGACATAGAGAACTGGAAGCCCGAGTCCACTCAGTACCCCGACCAATCCCAGCCCGCCGGAAGCTAGAGCCACCACAACGGTGGCAGCCAGGGCGATCGGCATCGCCAACGGGCCCACCGACGCGATCGCAATTAGTCCGAACGCCCACAGAGCCCCAACCAACAGCCAAGCCGCGAACCATCGCCACGGTCGAACGCCATGGAGCGTTACCGAGTTCACGGAACAAGCATCGCGCCCGAACGACCTATCTCGCACCCTTCCCCGCCCGCTTGCTGTCGATCTGGGCCACGCCCGACTCGGCGATAGGGCGGTCCATGACACAGCCAGCTCATCGCTCGGAGCTCGCCTCACGGGTTTCCGGCAAATGGAGTGACTCCGGCGTAGCTCTGTCAGACTGACACCGTGGCCGCCGCCAACGTGGACATCAGGGGAGAGGTTCGCGGGCTTCGCCTTGAGATCGCAGACGAGATTGCCGCCCTGTCCGCCGACCAGTGGGATGGGCCGTCTTGGTGCACTGGCTGGCGTGTCCGCGACGTGCTTGGTCACCTTGTGAACATGGCAGAGTCCAGCCGGCTATCCATGTTCTGGCAGGTCGCCCGTAACCCTGTACGGCCGGATCGTGTCATTGACCGAGACGCCAGAGCGCTGGGAAGCCGACCCGTACCCGAACTTGTCGAAAGGCTGCGCCGCTCCGCTGACGGATACGTCCACATTGTTGGCCTACCATCGGAGGTGGGGCTTGGTGATCTTCTCGTTCACAGCGCTGACGCGTTGCGCCCAGCCGGGATCATGCCCGACCCGCCTCTCGCTGATGTGCACTTGGTACTCGACACCTACAAGAAGTGGGGCCAGAGGGTGGTCCATGCCGCTCCGCATCGCGGTGTCTCTCTTACGGCGACCGACGCAGACTGGCGTGTGGGCACTGGACCAGAAGTGAGAGGAAACGCGATTGACCTCCTGCTGTTGGTCGCCAACCGCCGGCAGGTTGTTGACCGGCTCGACGGTCCTGGCGTAGCTGAGTTGGCCGGATACGGGAGCGATTACGTCCGAGCCTGGGCCTCCCGCCCGGCAATCGGCGCTATGGGCGGCTCAGATCCGGGCCGGAACGACCTTTCTTGCTGCGATCGCGGCTCGTCCTTCGGGCCATTCGCCTTCGGCGGCCAAGTTGAGGACCCGCCGGAACAGGAGCGTGGAGGCATCAGCTTTGACACTTACCTGGCTTCTGGCCCCGGTTCGCTGTGCGCTTTCCAAGACGACCCGGTCTTGGGCGAGAATCGGCCCTCCCCGTGGTGTGTACCAGTAACGAGTGCCGCCAACCGGAAACATGAACTCCACTCGGCAGACACCGTCGCCTGTGGGGACGAAGTGGAAGATCGTCGCCGGTATCCGGGGTCCCTTGTCACCCAAGAGGTGCCGGACGCTGACCGTCACCCTGTTTGGAAGCTCGAACACTACGAGAACGTCTGGGTCCTCGGGTGTCGGGTCGTTCTCGCCCACGGGCGGCCAGAACATGACGAAGCCTGATTCGGTGGTCCGCAGCTCGTAGGGCGAGTCCTGGCTGCCGTGAAGGAGGCGCATATAGAACTGTGGGTGGGTCCACGGGTGAGTGAACACCGGGTGGCACCAGTCGAGGTTGTTCTCAAGTGCCATCTTCCAGTCGCAGCGGAGAATCGCTGAACCCTGCACCCCGCCTGTGCGAGCGAACCTTTCGATTCTCGGCGGGTTCGGCTGGTATGGCTCCTTGGCGAGCGACACCCACACGTAGCCGTCCTGTTCCACGCAGTTGAATGAGCACACCTTGGCCGTCGAAGGAATGGATTCCCCGTTGAGGGAGGGAATCTCGACGCAGCTACCCGTGGTGTCGTAGCGCCAGCCGTGATAGCGGCAAGCCAGTGTGCCGTCAGCGACTCTGCCGAGCGACAACTCGACGCCGCGATGGGCGCACCGGTTGGAAAGGGCGGCTACCTGCCCGCCGCTGCCTCGGAAGATGACCAGATCCTGGTCAAGCACACCGGTGGCGAGGGCCTTCCGCCTGACACGGCTCGACGGGATGGCCGGCCACCACTGCTCGCGGAGCCAGACGCTTTCGGTTTCCCCGGTCTCAGCTACTGCGTTCACGTCGCTCCTCCTTCTCAGACAAGAGGTGCTAGAGGGACACTAGGTTCGGCATCCAGTCACAGTCCAAAGCTGCCAGCCCCGCTCCGCGACACAGATCGTGAGTGCACCCGGTTATGGTTACACGCCAACCTCGACGCGATATTCGGCGATCCGGGCGAGGCAGAGGCCGCTACCCTTATGGGACTGAATGAGATGAGGGGCAGGGTGCGATGGCGGATGCGGTCATCCTTCTGGTCGTGATAGCGATGGTGTGGGGGCTCTACATCCAAGCGATCGTCATGGCCGCGAGGCGGCCGGACTTTGCCTACAGGGCGATCGGGAGAACGAAGCCAGGCACCGTTGCCATGATCCTTCTCACCGGCTTCATTGGTGGTCTCTACTTCCTCTTGCGGATCAGGCCGTCGTTGCTCGCTGCTGAGCGTGCGATACCTGCAGGGTCGCTTCCCCCTGCCGACACTGACGACATCAAGCAGTGGCGCCGGACTCGCGATCCTTGGTCATGAAACCGTGTATGAGTCTCAGACCCACGGCGAAGCTTGCCCTAGGGGCTCTCCTGACGGCAGCGATGGCAACGGCGGGGGTGGCCGCAGGCTGCGGGTCGTCTGATTCCATGACTCGGACAGCCAGCGGGCCAGCATTGGTGGATGCTGCTGCTGCGTTGACCGGAGCATCGACTGCTGAGATCCAATACGCGATCCGGTTCGGCGACCAACCCTCGGTCGTCACGGAGACGCTGTTGTGGGATTTCCGAAGGCAGATCGGAGAGGTGCCACCTTCGGGGACCCGCGGCTCACAGGATTACAGCCCCGAACTGATCTTGACCCCCACCGCGGAGTACATGGACATATCCGGGTCCGGTCTATCGAGCGCCAGATGGCAGCTAGAGACTCACCCGATCGCCCAAGGCACTCAGGCGGCTGTGGAAACACTCCTTGGCCAGCAAGCCCCCACCGCAGACCTAGGAGCGCTTCTTCGAGCCCTCCAACCGCTCATCCAGACAGTCACACCAGGCGGAACGGGAAACGTGGACGGTACACACGTGAGGTTCTACACGGTCGGAATCTCTGTCGATACTCTCGAAGATGCCATCAACGCGGACGCTCCCGAGCGGGCCAGGATGGGGCAGTTCTACGGGACCACCCTCGAGCTGCTCATCGCCATCGACTCCAAGAATCGGATCGTGCAGATCAGCGAGCACAATCAGTCCGCCTTCGGGCCTGTGGCCGGGACTATCACCTTCAGTCACTTCGGGATCGCCGTAGAAGTGACCATCCCACCACCCGATCAGACGTACAACCCTCTACAGCCGAGCCAGAACTTCGGCGGAAGTCAGCGCGAATATTCCGCGCCTCGCTGACCTTGAGAGTCAACCACCCCTCTCACAAATCGTTCCGTCTCGCGCCACCCACGAGGCTCTCCGGGCGACCAGAAACCGCCCGGTAATCGGCGTACAGCGCGGCAGGAGTAAGGCAAGATTGCCCGTGGTGACCGACGAGGACCAACGCGCCAAGTGTTCCTGCTACTACGTTGCAGAGCACCTTGGGCCGGACGCTGAACGGTATGCAGCCGAGCACCTGAAGGAGGTTCGGAGCCATCCGGTCGAATGGCTGGTTGAGTACCAGTGCCCCCTCTACGGCAAGCGCTGGCTAAGAGATGAGCCGTGGGGTACTGGTCATGGGGGCGGTCCCTATCGCCTTCGCACCTTCGAGAAGGTTTGTCGTGACCTACGGAGCGAGCTGGGAACGGTCACCGCCCTCCTAAGCAATGATGCCGAGGCGACAGCCGCCGCGGAGGTCATTCGGCGTCGCTTAGGCGATTGCTCGGAACGCTGATGGTGAGAGGCGTCCAGATCTGAGTGCGCTCACTTCTCGGGGAGGCACACGTAGTCGGTGATCGGGAACACCGGCTGGCGTAGTTTGGTCGCCGTGAGCGGCCAGGGGTCACCGGGAATCTGCGACATTTGTGGCCGCCCGGTCGGGGCTGAGGCTGCCTTCGTGAATATCGGACCGACGGACTGGACAGATCCCTCGAAGCCCAAGACCCGCCATTGGATTCCAGCCGGGACTGAAATCCATGGCTGGTCCCCATTCGTCGTCGAGCACCCAGCCTGCTTTGCGGGCGTGAACGGTCAAGCAGCTCTGGATGATCTCCAGGCGCACTCGGTCTGACGCCATAACGACAGCGCACTCAGTTATGGAGACACGTCAACCTCGACGCCGGATTCGGCGATCGCGAGTGGGCGTCAGTCCCCATTGTTTGGAGCTGTGGTGGCGGCAGAACGCCAACGGCGGGCCGACGATCGGTAACCATGGTCAGGGTCGTCCGACCGGAGTGAGGTCGACGGTGCAGAGCCTCCTGACGCGATCTGATCGCCGTCACAGGGTCTGGCCAGACTGGTGACATGAGCCCACCTGACGATGATCCGGTTCCGCCAGGCCTTGTGTTGGGCCTCGAGGAGGCCTTTCGAGTCTTGGAAGCGCTCGAGGATGCTCTGCACGCCATGGAAGAGGCAGGCGTCGCTCCCGGGCTCCAAGACGAGCTGGCCACCGTCATTCGCCTTATCCACGGTAAGTTGGGTTTGGACGAAGGAGGCGTCCTGTGAGCGAACCTGAGATTTTGCGCCCGGCCGAGGCAGCTCGCCGTCTGGGTGTGCCAACCCGGGTGGTCATCCAAGCTATGTACGAGAGGAAGCTTCCTCGGCTGCGGCTCGCCGACGGGACCCTCGGGATTCCTTCTGATGCACTGGAGACGTTCCAAGTTCCAACCGGCGGACCAGCGCCGCAGAGTTGAATACGACGTAGCGTCGGCCGACAAGCGCACGCATAATCGGAGCGCCGGTGGTTCTTGACCAAGTCGGGTCGGGGCGAACCGAATCGGGGCTCGGATCGGGTCCGACGAGGTGGTAGAGAGTCGTACATGTCCCCTGCCGGGCCGCCTCACCTTCCGCTATCTCCCGACCAGGTCTTAGCCTACCAGCAATGGGCACGGAGCCACGAAGGGCCAGCTCCCTTTCGCGATCCCGAAGATCCTCTCGACCACCTCGCAATGATTCGCCAGCTGGCGGAAGCCTTCAGCGGACGATCCTGATGTTCTCTGCTGGATCGCCGTGGCCGATATGGAGGCGTTGATTGACATGCACTGGCCCGATGTCATTGACGAGGTCGAATCGGCGGCGACCGCATCGGCAGCCCTCCGCCGCGTGATTTCCTGTTGCTACTTCGACGACGCTACCCCTGACTCTGTCCAGGCTCGGCTTGCCCGGTTGGTGGGACCGGACGACGATATCGGTCATCTGCCTGCGTAGATGACGCAGAACGATCCTCATACGGCGCTGCGGACCGAACAGGGGAACGACTCCACTGAGGCTCGGGATTCGGCGATCTCGGACACCCTCAGCGGAGTGGACACGGGCTGGCTGTGGGCGCATATCGCTGGACCAACAGTGAGATGAGCTGCACTTTCAATCACCCGAATATCCAGGTCAGCTCCAAGCGGCCTGCGGGTGGATCACCCACGAGGTTCGGGGGCGACCCACCGGCTGTGGCTCATGTCAGAATCGCGACGTGAGAGGCGCCACGGGCGGGATCGCCATCAGGGTGTCCCTCGGGATCGCTGGTCTCACACTGGCAGCCTGTGGGAGTTCGGGGATCCGCTCGGCGACCTCTGCGAGCGGCACGACCGGATCGACGGTGCCGTCAGTGTCAGGGCACCACACCGTGTACTTCCGCCCGGTGCTGTGTGAGCTCCCTTCCAGTACCCCCGCACCGACTGTGGCCCCCACGACATATCCGTATCCGAGTGTTCCTCCA is drawn from Acidimicrobiales bacterium and contains these coding sequences:
- a CDS encoding aromatic ring-hydroxylating dioxygenase subunit alpha, whose translation is MNAVAETGETESVWLREQWWPAIPSSRVRRKALATGVLDQDLVIFRGSGGQVAALSNRCAHRGVELSLGRVADGTLACRYHGWRYDTTGSCVEIPSLNGESIPSTAKVCSFNCVEQDGYVWVSLAKEPYQPNPPRIERFARTGGVQGSAILRCDWKMALENNLDWCHPVFTHPWTHPQFYMRLLHGSQDSPYELRTTESGFVMFWPPVGENDPTPEDPDVLVVFELPNRVTVSVRHLLGDKGPRIPATIFHFVPTGDGVCRVEFMFPVGGTRYWYTPRGGPILAQDRVVLESAQRTGARSQVSVKADASTLLFRRVLNLAAEGEWPEGRAAIAARKVVPARI
- a CDS encoding FAD-dependent monooxygenase, coding for MTSGLGSGRSVGLRVGIAGGGIAGLTLAAALEPHGFDLVVLERQPEVRDSGAGISLWPNARAALDVAGLGAVVRSLGRTLAEGGEKRLDGRVALNFSGRSFEAALGEGLVCVDRGELVRALTARIRPGTVRTSCAVTGFELDASGVTVRLADGASLAVDALVGADGINSAVASVLNGPLQTSYSGYAAWRGIAETSYPPDSDKLWACLAGGHEFGWMHVGDDRTYWFATS